The following coding sequences lie in one Glycine soja cultivar W05 chromosome 16, ASM419377v2, whole genome shotgun sequence genomic window:
- the LOC114390961 gene encoding phosphoglucan phosphatase LSF1, chloroplastic-like, whose protein sequence is MLPLQFGTHPPPSLFLSSSNSNACCSSSRLLYHHNRNNNKQHLLRSNVGTLSLRVFAVSGNSAFKMNLSEYLVTLEKPLGIRFALTSDGRIIVHSLTKGGNAERSRIIMVGDTLKKAGDSSQNTLIEIKDVGDTQKVLKEQTSSFSLVLERPTSPFPIQLLHKMNDLEIVFNRGRVPIATWNKTLLASNLQSSSESCGNAGFLMFNSKFLKPNGSKLLGNQNQHTITHGERNIVTEHTTQLACVFTEEVCGDGDWAHGSFPLEEYIQALDRSKDEMYYNHSLGMRYSKITEQIYVGSCIQTEDDVETLSKVEGVTAVLNFQSGTEAENWGINAKSINESFQRKNILTINYPIREGDSYDMRKKLPFCVGLLLRLLRKNLRVFVTCTSGFDRAPACVIAYLHWMTDVSLHAAYTWVTGMHTCRPDRPAIAWATWDLIAMVENGRHDGPPTHAVTFVWNGHEGEDVTLVGDFTGNWKEPLKAKHQGGSRHEVEVKLPQGKYYYKFIVNGQWKHSTASPAERDDKGNVNNIIVIGETASVRPSVQHQQKDANIVKVIERPLNEKERFMLAKAARCIAFSICPIRLGPK, encoded by the exons ATGCTTCCACTCCAATTCGGCACCCACCCTCCACCATCGCTGTTTCTGAGCAGCTCCAACAGCAACGCTTGTTGCTCCTCCTCTCGCCTCCTCTACCACCACAACAGAAACAACAACAAGCAGCACCTTCTTCGCTCCAACGTCGGAACCCTCAGCCTTAGGGTTTTCGCAGTGTCTGGAAACTCCGCGTTCAAAATGAACCTCAGCGAGTACCTCGTCACTCTGGAGAAACCCCTCGGCATCCGATTCGCGCTAACTTCTGATGGCAGAATCATCGTCCACTCTCTCACCAAAGGG GGAAATGCGGAGAGGTCCAGGATAATTATGGTGGGCGACACATTGAAGAAAGCTGGCGATTCGTCTCAGAACACTCTTATTGAGATTAAAGACGTTGGAGATACACA GAAGGTGCTAAAGGAGCAAACAAGTTCTTTTAGCTTGGTTCTTGAGAGGCCAACATCTCCTTTTCCCATTCAACTACTGCACAAGATGAATGATCTTGAAATAGTGTTCAATAGAGGTCGAGTTCCTATTGCCACATGGAACAAGACCCTATTGGCATCAAATTTACAATCATCTAGTGAGAGCTGTGGGAATGCCGGATTTTTGATGTTCAACTCAAAATTTCTTAAACCAAATGGAAGCAAGTTATTGGGCAATCAAAATCAACATACCATCACCCATGGTGAGAGAAACATTGTTACTGAACACACAACACAACTTGCTTGTGTTTTTACTGAAGAAGTGTGTGGAGATGGGGATTGGGCTCATGGAAGTTTTCCGCTTGAGGAATATATTCAGGCTCTGGATCGTTCCAAAGATGAGATGTACTATAATCACTCTCTTGGTATGCGCTATAGTAAG ATTACAGAGCAAATATATGTGGGATCCTGTATACAAACAGAAGATGATGTAGAAACCTTGTCAAAAGTTGAG GGAGTTACTGCTGTTCTGAACTTCCAAAGTGGAACTGAAGCTGAAAATTGGGGAATCAATGCAAAATCAATCAATGAAtcttttcaaaggaaaaatattcTCACGATCAACTATCCGATACG GGAGGGAGATTCTTATGATATGAGGAAAAAACTCCCATTTTGTGTGGGGCTTTTATTACGGCTGCTAAGGAAGAATCTTCGTGTTTTTGTTACTTGCACTTCTGGATTTGATCGGGCTCCTGCTTGTGTGATTGCATACCTACATTGGATGACGGATGTTTCCCTTCATGCAGCATATACTTGGGTCACTGGGATGCACACATGCAGACCTGACAG GCCGGCAATTGCATGGGCAACATGGGATCTTATAGCTATGGTTGAAAATGGCAGACACGATGGACCTCCCACACATGCTGTCACGTTTGTGTGGAATGGTCATGAG GGAGAGGATGTAACTTTGGTAGGAGACTTTACTGGAAATTGGAAAGAGCCGCTGAAGGCAAAGCACCAAGGTGGATCAAGACATGAAGTAGAAGTTAAACTTCCACAAGGAAA GTATTACTACAAGTTCATTGTTAATGGACAATGGAAGCATTCAACTGCTTCACCAGCAGAAAGGGATGACAAGGGAAATGTTAACAACATAATTGTGATCGGTGAAACTGCCAGCGTTCGGCCTTCTGTTCAGCACCAGCAGAAA GACGCCAACATTGTCAAAGTGATTGAAAGGCCTTTGAATGAAAAAGAGCGGTTTATGCTGGCGAAAGCAGCTCGTTGTATTGCTTTCTCTATCTGTCCTATCAGATTAGGTCCCAAATAG
- the LOC114390622 gene encoding 2-methylene-furan-3-one reductase-like: MAAISIPSHMKAWTYSEYGKSKEVLKFNQSVALPEVKEDQVLIKVAAASLNPIDHKRMEGYFKNSDSPLPTAPGYDVAGVVVKVGSEVKKFKVGDEVYGDINVKALEYPKVIGSLAEYTAAEERLLAHKPQNLSFAEAASLPLTLETAYEGLERTGFSAGKSILVLGGAGGVGTHVIQLAKHVYGASKVAATASTRKLELLRNLGADWPIDYTKENFEDLSEKFDVVYDTVGQTEQAFKVLKEGGKVVTIVPPGFHPAILFILSTDGAILEKLNPYFESGKLKPILDPKSPFPFSQTVEAFAHLETNRATGKIVVYPIP, translated from the exons ATGGCTGCAATATCAATACCTTCTCACATGAAAGCTTGGACATACTCTGAGTATGGAAAATCCAAGGAAGTTCTCAAGTTTAATCAGAGTGTGGCTTTGCCTGAGGTGAAGGAAGACCAGGTCCTCATCAAGGTCGCTGCTGCTTCCCTTAACCCCATTGATCATAAGAGAATGGAAGGCTATTTCAAGAACAGCGACTCCCCTTTACCT ACTGCTCCGGGTTATGATGTTGCTGGAGTGGTGGTTAAAGTGGGAAGTGAAGTGAAGAAATTTAAGGTTGGGGATGAAGTTTATGGTGATATCAATGTGAAAGCTTTGGAATATCCAAAGGTGATTGGTTCTTTGGCTGAGTACACTGCTGCAGAAGAGAGGCTATTGGCTCACAAGCCACAGAATCTGAGCTTTGCTGAGGCTGCTAGCCTTCCTTTAACACTTGAGACTGCTTATGAAGGCCTTGAACGAACCGGGTTTTCTGCTGGGAAATCTATCCTTGTGCTTGGAGGTGCTGGTGGAGTTGGAACCCATGTTATTCAG CTTGCCAAGCATGTTTATGGAGCATCCAAGGTAGCAGCTACTGCTAGCACTAGGAAACTGGAACTATTAAGGAATTTGGGAGCTGACTGGCCTATTGATTATACAAAGGAGAATTTTGAAGACCTGTCTGAAAAGTTTGATGTGGTGTATGATACAGTAG GGCAAACTGAACAGGCATTCAAGGTTTTGAAAGAAGGAGGAAAAGTTGTGACAATAGTACCACCTGGATTTCATCCAGCTATCCTTTTCATACTCTCTACTGATGGGGCGATCTTAGAGAAACTAAACCCCTATTTTGAGAGTGGTAAGCTGAAGCCAATACTTGACCCGAAGAGCCCGTTTCCATTTTCTCAGACTGTTGAAGCGTTTGCCCATCTGGAAACAAACAGAGCAACTGGAAAAATAGTTGTCTATCCCATTCCATGA